The Mycolicibacterium monacense genome contains the following window.
GTAGGAAGGTCCGGACGTCTCCGGACGTCTCTGTGGGTCCCCCGACCCATCGACAGCCGTCGGCCATCCTGCCATCCGCGCGTCGGCGCCCGCCAATCCAAGGAATCGCCCGCCCGGGGCGCGAAGGCCGTCGAGGCCGCCTGTAACGCCCGCGATGCGCCGGGCGAGATCGGTATCAGAGCAGGTTAAAGGCTTGGTCACAGCTTGCTCGCAGCTGGGTTGAGGGCGCGGTACCTTACCGCACGCTGCGGTACGCTCTCGCTCAGCAGGCCGCGAAACGCCGGGAAGATCCTCAGGAGACACCATCCAGCAGTTCATGATGCGCTTGAGCGGCACCCTGCGCAGATTCCGCTGGGCGGTCTTCGGCGCCTGGGTGCTCCTGCTGGTGCCCGCGATCTATCTCGCGCTGAACCATTCGTCGAACCTGACCGGCGGTGGTTTCGAGGTCGAGGGTTCGCAGTCACTGCACGTGCAGTACGAGCTCGAGGACCACTTCCCCGATCAGGGCGCCTCCCCGCTGGCACTGGTGGCCGCACCGCGCGCCGACGCCTCCTACGACGATATGAACGCCGCCGTCGCGCACCTCGAAGAGATCGCCACCCAGGTGCCCAGCGTCAAGATCTCCCCCAATCCGCAGCAGCCGCCGCCGCAGCCCGACCGGCCCTACGTGATCACCCTGTCGCTGGACTTCAACAACACCGGCGCCACCGACGTGGCCAAGGACCTGCGCACACGGGTGGGCATCGACGGCGAGGAACCGGGTGAGTTCCGCGACGGCAAGGTCAAGATGTACGTGATCGGCCAGGGCGCGCTCGGTGCGGCGGCCTCACAGGCGATCAAGACCGACGTCGCGCAGGCCGAACAGTGGAACCTGCCGATCGTGTTGATCGTGCTGCTCGCCGTGTTCGGATCGTTCGCCGCCGCCGCGATGCCGCTGCTGCTCGGGGTGTGCACCGTCGCCGTGACGATGGGACTGGTCTATCTGCTGTCGACGATCACCACGATGTCGGTGTTCGTCGCCTCGACGGTGTCGATGTTCGGGATCGCGCTGGCCGTCGACTACTCCTTGTTCATCCTGATGCGGTTCCGGGAGGAACTGCGCGCAGGCCGCGACGCCCAGCAGGCGGCCGACGCGGCCATGGCCACCTCGGGGCTGGCGGTGCTGCTGTCGGGGATGACGGTGATCGCCTCGGTCACCGGTATCTATCTGATCAACACCCCCGTGCTGACCTCGATGGCGACCGGCGCCATCCTCGCGGTCGCGGTCGCGGTGCTCACCTCGACGACGCTCACCCCCGCGGTGCTGGCGACGTTCGGGCGGGCCGCCGCCAAACGCTCGTCGTATCTGCACTTCTCGCGCAGGCCCGACACCACTCAATCGCGGTTCTGGACGCGCTGGACCGGGTGGGTGATGCGCAGACCGTGGGTGGCGGCGACGTCGGCGGCCCTGGTCCTGCTCACCATGGCGGCGCCGGCGTTCATGATGGAACTCGGCAACAGCATGCAGCGCCAGTTCGAGCCCACCCACGAGGTGCGCGGCGGCGTCAACGCCGCCGCCGAGGCGCTGGGTCCGGGCGCCCTCGGCCCGGTCCGGGTGCTGGTGACCTTCCCCGACGGCAACGCCGCGTCCGCCGCGGCCAAGGAGCCGACGCTCGAGGCGGTGCGCGCCGAGATGTCCAAGGCGCCCAACGTCGCCACGGTCACACCCGCGGAGTTCGGCGACGACTACCGCAGCGCGCTGCTGTCGGCGGTGCTGACCGTCGACCCCGAGGACAAGGGCGCCCGCGAGACCGTCGACTGGATGCGGGCCAACCTGCCGTCGACGGCCGGGCCCAACGTCTCCGTCGACGTGGGCGGGCCGACGGCGCTGATCAAGGACTTCGACGACCGGGTGTCGGCGACGCAGCCGCTGGTGTTCGGGTTCGTCGCGCTGATCGCGTTCCTGATGCTGCTCATCTCGATCCGGTCGGTGGTGCTGGCCCTCAAGGGTGTGCTGATGACCGTGCTGTCGGTCGCCGCCGCCTACGGCAGCCTCGTCGCCGTGTTCCAGTGGGGGTGGCTCGAACCGCTGGGCTTCGAACCCATCCCGTCGCTGGACAGCACGATCCCGCCGCTGGTGCTGGCGATGACGTTCGGGCTGTCGATGGACTACGAGATCTTCCTGCTGACCCGCATCCGGGAACGCTTCCTGCAGACCGGCAACACCCGCGACGCGGTGGCCTACGGCGTGTCCACCAGCGCGCGCACCATCACCAGCGCGGCGCTGATCATGATCGCGGTGTTCATCGGCTTCGCGTTCGCCGGGATGCCGCTGGTCGCCCAGCTCGGCGTGGCGTGTGCGGTGGCGATCGCCGTCGACGCCACGATCGTGCGGTTGGTGCTGGTGCCCGCGCTGATGGCGATGTTCGACCGGTGGAACTGGTGGCTGCCGAAGTGGCTGGACCGGGTGCTGCCGTCGGTGGATTTCGAGAAGCCGCTGCCCAAGGTGCAGATCGACGATCTGGTCATCATTCCCGACGACATCTCCGCACTCGGCCCGTCGGGCGCCGACCTGCGGGGCATGGTGAAATCCGCGGCGCGGATGAAGACGCTCGCACCGCAGACCGTGACAGTGGCCGATCCGCTGGCGTTCAGCGGCTGCCAGCCGATCAAACAGCGCATGGTGGCGCGCAACGGCGGTGACCAGACGGTGAAGCTGCGCACCGGCGCGGGGTTGTGGCGCGGCGGCCGCAACGGCCACGGCGACGGTAACGGGTCGACGGTGCGGACGACGCTGCCGGTGCACCCGGTCACGCTGTGGCGCGGCCGGCTCTCGGTGGCGCTCGACGCGCTGGAGACCGCCCAGCAGACCGAGGCCGAAACCGACCGCGCGCCGGTGGAGCGGCGTACCCCGGTCGAGACCACGAACGTGCAGCTGCCGACCGG
Protein-coding sequences here:
- a CDS encoding MMPL family transporter, which encodes MMRLSGTLRRFRWAVFGAWVLLLVPAIYLALNHSSNLTGGGFEVEGSQSLHVQYELEDHFPDQGASPLALVAAPRADASYDDMNAAVAHLEEIATQVPSVKISPNPQQPPPQPDRPYVITLSLDFNNTGATDVAKDLRTRVGIDGEEPGEFRDGKVKMYVIGQGALGAAASQAIKTDVAQAEQWNLPIVLIVLLAVFGSFAAAAMPLLLGVCTVAVTMGLVYLLSTITTMSVFVASTVSMFGIALAVDYSLFILMRFREELRAGRDAQQAADAAMATSGLAVLLSGMTVIASVTGIYLINTPVLTSMATGAILAVAVAVLTSTTLTPAVLATFGRAAAKRSSYLHFSRRPDTTQSRFWTRWTGWVMRRPWVAATSAALVLLTMAAPAFMMELGNSMQRQFEPTHEVRGGVNAAAEALGPGALGPVRVLVTFPDGNAASAAAKEPTLEAVRAEMSKAPNVATVTPAEFGDDYRSALLSAVLTVDPEDKGARETVDWMRANLPSTAGPNVSVDVGGPTALIKDFDDRVSATQPLVFGFVALIAFLMLLISIRSVVLALKGVLMTVLSVAAAYGSLVAVFQWGWLEPLGFEPIPSLDSTIPPLVLAMTFGLSMDYEIFLLTRIRERFLQTGNTRDAVAYGVSTSARTITSAALIMIAVFIGFAFAGMPLVAQLGVACAVAIAVDATIVRLVLVPALMAMFDRWNWWLPKWLDRVLPSVDFEKPLPKVQIDDLVIIPDDISALGPSGADLRGMVKSAARMKTLAPQTVTVADPLAFSGCQPIKQRMVARNGGDQTVKLRTGAGLWRGGRNGHGDGNGSTVRTTLPVHPVTLWRGRLSVALDALETAQQTEAETDRAPVERRTPVETTNVQLPTGDRLQIPTGAETLRLKSYLIMCRNSSRDYAEFAELVESMETQTAAIVLSGMDRYYCGQQPKKQWVATQLVRRLADPQPSDEHDAAISDPDAESDWALVRQRCLSVAVAMLEEAR